A single Prevotella sp. E15-22 DNA region contains:
- a CDS encoding nitroreductase family protein produces the protein MNFLELVKQRYSCRDYQAKAVEQEKLDYIMECVRMAPSAVNKQPWKFHFVTDEADKAKLLTCYRRDWLASAPMYIICSVLHDEEWVRFDGKPHGNIDIAIAVEHLCLAATEHGLATCWVCNFDAAQCKELFALPESEEPAVIIPIGYAADEMKDKKRKEMSAIC, from the coding sequence ATGAACTTTTTAGAATTAGTAAAACAGAGATACAGCTGCCGTGATTATCAGGCGAAAGCTGTAGAGCAGGAGAAGTTGGATTATATTATGGAGTGTGTTCGTATGGCACCTTCTGCAGTTAATAAGCAGCCATGGAAGTTTCACTTTGTGACTGATGAGGCCGACAAGGCCAAGCTCCTAACGTGTTATCGTCGTGACTGGTTGGCTTCGGCTCCAATGTATATCATCTGCTCTGTGCTTCATGATGAGGAGTGGGTACGTTTTGATGGCAAACCTCATGGTAATATTGATATTGCCATTGCTGTGGAGCATCTTTGTCTGGCAGCTACTGAGCATGGACTGGCCACCTGCTGGGTGTGCAACTTCGACGCTGCACAATGCAAAGAGCTCTTCGCTCTGCCTGAGAGCGAAGAGCCCGCTGTGATCATCCCTATTGGCTATGCTGCCGATGAGATGAAAGATAAGAAGCGCAAGGAAATGAGCGCTATTTGTTGA
- a CDS encoding alpha-L-fucosidase translates to MNKKFLMTNLLWLTLLPTTAQKYQVPVSEKHEQMLKGQYEPTWQSLETHQTPEWFRNAKFGIWAHWGAQCVEGSGDWMARGLYLEGGGQYNYHREHYGHPSEFGYKDILPLFKAEKWDPEALVERYKRCGAQYFFVLGNHHDNYDLWDSKYQPWNSKNIGPKKDILEGWARAAKKAGLPLGISFHADHAWTWFEPSQRYDLKGDKKGVYYDGNLTKEDGKGKWWEGLDPQMLYQQNHPMSQGSWDNGRIHAQWGWDNGACPPSQEFVTNFFDRTIDAINRYNPDLIYFDVTVLPFYPISDCGLKIATHLYNKNPRGVVFGKILSEDQKKALTWDVERGAPNQMIEEPWQTCNCIGDWHYNTNTYKHGYRTATNLVKQLVDIVSKNGNLLLNIPLRADGTYDEKAAAFLDELEAWMTQNGESIFGTRPWVKFGEGPVAEKKIDINAQGFNEGQYNGMDARDIRFNQTKKHLYATAMGWPKDGKLVIKSLAKGNKNFKKTITSVHLLGYGKLKARQTAEGLEVKLPAPCNKIAPVLKINK, encoded by the coding sequence ATGAACAAAAAGTTTTTAATGACTAACCTTCTCTGGCTGACGCTCTTGCCAACGACAGCCCAAAAGTATCAGGTGCCCGTGTCGGAAAAACACGAGCAGATGCTGAAAGGACAGTATGAACCCACATGGCAATCGTTGGAGACTCACCAGACCCCCGAATGGTTTCGCAATGCCAAATTTGGCATCTGGGCCCACTGGGGTGCGCAGTGCGTTGAAGGTTCTGGCGATTGGATGGCGCGCGGTCTTTATCTTGAGGGAGGTGGGCAGTATAACTACCATCGTGAGCACTACGGCCATCCCTCCGAGTTTGGCTACAAAGACATCCTTCCCCTCTTCAAGGCCGAGAAATGGGATCCAGAGGCATTGGTAGAGCGCTACAAGCGCTGTGGTGCACAGTATTTCTTTGTATTAGGTAACCACCACGACAATTACGACCTATGGGATTCAAAATACCAACCATGGAACTCAAAGAATATCGGTCCAAAGAAAGACATCCTTGAAGGTTGGGCACGCGCTGCCAAGAAGGCGGGACTTCCTTTAGGCATCTCATTTCACGCCGACCACGCCTGGACATGGTTCGAGCCCTCACAGCGTTACGACCTGAAGGGTGATAAGAAAGGAGTATATTACGATGGCAACCTGACCAAAGAAGACGGCAAGGGCAAATGGTGGGAAGGTCTTGACCCACAGATGCTCTATCAGCAGAACCATCCTATGAGTCAAGGTTCATGGGACAACGGTCGCATCCATGCTCAGTGGGGCTGGGACAACGGTGCTTGTCCTCCGTCACAGGAGTTTGTCACCAACTTCTTCGACCGCACCATCGATGCCATCAACCGCTATAACCCCGATCTCATCTATTTCGATGTCACCGTACTCCCCTTCTACCCCATCAGCGACTGTGGTCTGAAGATTGCCACGCATCTTTATAACAAGAATCCGCGTGGTGTTGTCTTTGGCAAGATTCTGAGTGAGGATCAGAAAAAAGCCCTCACCTGGGATGTAGAGCGTGGTGCCCCCAACCAGATGATAGAAGAGCCTTGGCAGACATGCAACTGTATTGGCGACTGGCACTACAACACCAACACCTATAAGCATGGCTATCGCACGGCAACCAATCTGGTAAAACAGTTGGTCGATATCGTTTCAAAGAATGGTAACCTCCTGTTAAACATCCCTCTGCGTGCCGATGGCACCTACGATGAGAAAGCCGCTGCATTCCTCGACGAGTTGGAGGCTTGGATGACACAGAATGGCGAAAGCATCTTTGGCACACGTCCTTGGGTAAAATTTGGCGAAGGACCCGTGGCCGAAAAGAAGATAGACATCAACGCTCAAGGATTCAACGAGGGCCAGTATAATGGCATGGACGCACGCGACATCCGCTTCAACCAGACCAAGAAGCACCTCTATGCTACAGCCATGGGATGGCCTAAGGACGGCAAACTCGTCATCAAGTCGTTGGCCAAAGGCAACAAGAACTTCAAGAAGACGATTACCAGTGTTCATCTTCTTGGCTATGGAAAACTCAAAGCACGTCAAACTGCCGAGGGACTGGAAGTAAAACTTCCCGCCCCCTGCAATAAGATTGCGCCAGTATTGAAGATCAACAAATAG
- a CDS encoding endo-1,4-beta-xylanase: MKQTIKSAVVLLLAMSSTAVWAQGLKDAYKKEFMIGVAVNGRNVSNPEQMALIKKEFNSITAENDMKPQPTEPKEGQFNWEAADRIANFARQNGIKLRGHCLMWHSQIGEWMLGDNPTKEVFYARMKNHIQQVVSRYKDVVYCWDVVNEAMTDDKNAMDPYRQSAMYKLCGDEFIAKAFQFAREADPKALLFYNDYNECDPVKSQRIYNMVKAMKQAGVPIDGIGMQGHYNIYGPTEKEVDDAITLYKKIVKHIHVTELDIRVNEEMGGQLRFSRDGATVTDSVKQHLADQYARVFRVFRKHSDVIDCVTFWNLGDRDSWLGAANYPLPFDSEYKPKLAYEYIKAKKAPAWDMPKKPVRQPRAQQQQRQQPREFNAAMAFRKVDGVKDDFKPSSKNQPGQEYPQVNSQGYVRFRVQAPDAKAVTVSLGLGGQGGTKLRRFFDGSWIGQTEGPMDEGFHYYHLTVDGGTLNDPGTNNYYGSCRWESGIEIPAKDQDFYAEKNVEHGQVSEVRFWSESTNCLRRAFVYLPPTYGKNKKEKFPVLYLQHGWGENEYAWSNQGHANLIMDNLLAEGKCKPFIIVMTYGMTNDIKFGGLGGFTAKEFETVLCDELVPYIDSHFNTIAKKESRAMAGLSMGGMETKTITLRRPEMFGSWGLLSGGTYAPEDIKDPKQVKYIFESCGSKENPEGINKSIEALKAAGYNAQGYVSEGTAHEFLTWRRSLYQMAQRLFQ; encoded by the coding sequence ATGAAACAAACCATTAAATCAGCCGTTGTCTTACTGCTAGCAATGTCTAGCACGGCTGTTTGGGCACAAGGACTAAAAGACGCCTACAAAAAAGAATTTATGATTGGCGTTGCAGTCAATGGTCGTAATGTGAGTAACCCTGAGCAGATGGCTCTGATCAAGAAGGAGTTCAACAGCATCACTGCTGAGAACGACATGAAGCCTCAGCCCACGGAACCTAAGGAGGGTCAGTTCAACTGGGAAGCAGCTGACCGTATTGCTAACTTCGCACGTCAGAACGGCATCAAACTGCGTGGCCACTGCTTGATGTGGCACTCACAGATTGGTGAGTGGATGCTGGGTGACAATCCAACAAAGGAAGTTTTCTATGCTCGTATGAAGAATCATATCCAGCAGGTGGTTAGCCGCTACAAGGATGTGGTTTATTGCTGGGATGTGGTTAATGAGGCCATGACCGATGACAAGAATGCAATGGACCCTTATCGTCAGAGTGCTATGTACAAACTCTGTGGCGATGAGTTTATTGCCAAGGCTTTCCAGTTTGCCCGTGAAGCCGACCCGAAAGCTCTGCTTTTCTATAATGACTATAATGAATGCGACCCCGTGAAGAGCCAGCGTATATATAATATGGTGAAAGCCATGAAGCAGGCTGGTGTGCCCATTGATGGTATCGGTATGCAGGGTCACTATAATATCTATGGTCCTACGGAGAAAGAAGTAGATGATGCTATCACTCTTTATAAGAAGATCGTGAAGCACATCCACGTGACGGAGCTTGATATCCGTGTGAACGAGGAGATGGGTGGTCAGCTCCGCTTTAGCCGCGACGGTGCTACGGTGACCGACTCAGTGAAGCAGCATCTGGCCGATCAGTATGCTCGCGTGTTCCGCGTGTTCCGTAAGCACAGCGACGTTATCGACTGTGTAACGTTCTGGAATCTGGGCGACCGCGACTCTTGGTTGGGCGCAGCCAACTATCCTCTGCCTTTCGATTCAGAGTACAAGCCTAAGTTGGCTTATGAGTATATCAAGGCAAAGAAGGCTCCCGCATGGGATATGCCTAAGAAGCCTGTTCGCCAGCCTCGTGCTCAGCAACAGCAGCGTCAGCAGCCTCGCGAGTTTAATGCTGCTATGGCTTTCCGCAAGGTTGACGGTGTGAAGGACGACTTCAAGCCTTCTTCAAAAAACCAGCCTGGTCAGGAGTATCCTCAGGTGAACTCTCAGGGTTATGTTCGTTTCCGTGTACAGGCTCCCGATGCCAAGGCTGTAACTGTTAGCCTCGGACTGGGGGGACAGGGCGGTACCAAGTTGCGTCGCTTCTTTGACGGCTCATGGATTGGTCAGACTGAAGGCCCGATGGATGAAGGCTTCCACTACTATCATCTCACCGTTGATGGTGGTACGCTGAACGATCCTGGAACAAACAACTATTATGGCTCTTGTCGTTGGGAGAGTGGTATTGAGATTCCCGCCAAGGATCAGGACTTCTATGCTGAGAAGAACGTAGAGCATGGTCAGGTGAGCGAGGTTCGCTTCTGGAGTGAGAGCACCAACTGCCTGAGACGCGCATTTGTTTATCTGCCACCTACCTATGGCAAGAACAAGAAGGAGAAGTTCCCCGTGCTTTACTTGCAGCATGGTTGGGGTGAGAATGAGTATGCTTGGAGTAACCAGGGACATGCTAACCTCATCATGGATAACTTGCTGGCCGAGGGTAAGTGCAAGCCTTTCATCATCGTGATGACCTATGGCATGACCAACGATATTAAGTTCGGTGGACTGGGCGGTTTTACTGCTAAGGAGTTTGAGACGGTGCTCTGCGATGAGCTCGTTCCTTACATCGATAGTCACTTCAATACCATTGCTAAGAAGGAAAGCCGTGCTATGGCTGGCTTGTCAATGGGTGGTATGGAAACGAAGACAATCACCCTCCGTCGTCCTGAGATGTTCGGTTCTTGGGGATTGCTGAGTGGTGGTACCTATGCTCCTGAGGATATCAAAGATCCTAAGCAGGTGAAGTATATCTTTGAGAGCTGCGGTTCGAAAGAGAATCCTGAAGGCATCAACAAGAGCATAGAGGCTCTGAAAGCTGCCGGCTATAATGCACAGGGCTATGTCAGTGAGGGTACCGCACATGAGTTCCTGACCTGGCGTCGTAGTCTCTATCAGATGGCTCAAAGGCTTTTCCAATAA